Proteins found in one Acidimicrobiales bacterium genomic segment:
- a CDS encoding MFS transporter, translated as MAPVPAAPVDRRVRHARAAVFAVFFVNAVLYANLVPRLPEVKDRLDLSNAALGSAIAAMPVGALLAGLLAPALIQRLGSATVASSGLVVLGVAVAGVPLSGAWAVFAALMLVVGAVDAVVDVAQNAHGFRVQRAYGRSIVNAFHGLWSIGAVVGGLLGSAAAGLAVPLGVHLGASAAVFGLAALVANRFLLGGPEDAERVAAGDGHHAAGAAAAAAHDRRTGRAPRATVPMLAALGGLAACGAFVEDAGASWGALYLRGEVGAGAAAGGLAFVALQVAMTTGRLSGDRVVDRFGQRRVSLVGGAAIALGMGAALALPSISTTLVGFALGGLGVATLVPAVMHAADELDGLPHGVGLTIVSWLLRVGFLVSPSVVGLVADAASLRVALLGVVLAGVGVLPLGRALPATAARARRPGAALTPPAGSAAAAPTEPGR; from the coding sequence ATGGCGCCCGTCCCCGCTGCCCCCGTCGACCGGCGCGTCCGCCACGCCCGCGCCGCCGTGTTCGCCGTGTTCTTCGTCAACGCCGTCCTCTACGCCAACCTCGTGCCCCGGCTGCCGGAGGTGAAGGACCGGCTCGACCTCTCCAACGCCGCCCTCGGCAGCGCCATCGCCGCCATGCCGGTCGGCGCGCTGCTGGCCGGGCTGCTGGCGCCGGCGCTCATCCAGCGGTTGGGCTCGGCGACGGTCGCCTCGTCCGGGCTGGTCGTCCTCGGGGTGGCCGTCGCCGGCGTGCCGCTGTCGGGCGCGTGGGCGGTGTTCGCGGCGCTGATGCTCGTCGTCGGGGCGGTCGACGCCGTCGTGGACGTCGCCCAGAACGCCCACGGGTTCCGGGTCCAGCGGGCCTACGGGCGTTCGATCGTCAACGCCTTCCACGGGCTGTGGAGCATCGGGGCGGTCGTCGGCGGGCTCCTCGGGTCGGCGGCGGCCGGGCTGGCCGTGCCCCTGGGCGTGCACCTGGGCGCCTCCGCCGCCGTCTTCGGCCTCGCCGCGCTGGTCGCCAACCGGTTCCTGCTCGGCGGGCCGGAGGACGCCGAGCGGGTCGCCGCCGGCGACGGGCACCACGCCGCGGGGGCCGCCGCGGCCGCCGCGCACGACCGACGCACGGGCCGGGCCCCGCGCGCCACCGTCCCGATGCTCGCCGCCCTCGGCGGGCTCGCCGCCTGCGGCGCGTTCGTCGAGGACGCGGGCGCCTCGTGGGGGGCGCTCTACCTGCGGGGTGAGGTGGGCGCCGGCGCGGCCGCCGGCGGGCTCGCCTTCGTCGCCCTCCAGGTGGCGATGACCACCGGCCGGCTGTCCGGCGACCGCGTCGTGGACCGGTTCGGCCAGCGCCGCGTCTCGCTGGTCGGCGGGGCCGCCATCGCGCTCGGGATGGGCGCCGCCCTCGCCCTGCCGTCGATCTCCACCACCCTCGTCGGGTTCGCGCTGGGCGGCCTCGGCGTCGCCACGCTCGTCCCCGCCGTGATGCACGCCGCCGACGAGCTCGACGGCCTGCCCCACGGCGTCGGCCTCACGATCGTCAGCTGGCTGCTCCGCGTCGGGTTCCTCGTCTCGCCGTCCGTCGTAGGCCTGGTCGCCGACGCCGCCAGCCTCCGGGTCGCCCTGCTCGGCGTCGTGCTCGCCGGCGTCGGCGTGCTCCCCCTCGGACGGGCCCTGCCCGCCACGGCGGCGCGGGCCCGCCGCCCCGGAGCGGCCCTCACCCCGCCGGCCGGCAGTGCCGCCGCCGCCCCGACCGAACCGGGGCGGTGA
- a CDS encoding winged helix-turn-helix domain-containing protein translates to MAGAAAAGTGDVDLPRVGALLADGARCRMLLALLDGRALAASVLAAEAGVAPSTASGHLRLLTEAGLLAVERHGRHRYYRLGGPEAARFLEAAAQVAPRRPVTSLREGTRAHALRTARTCYDHLAGRLGVEVMRSMLERGHLVGHDGTFDPATATADRLSSRGRDHDYRLTDDGRAFLAGFGVDVPAGAGARYCVDWSEQRHHLSGALGRRLLDRLLALGWVERRPGGRWLAVPPAGVEGFAEVFAIPEPRWRVAA, encoded by the coding sequence ATGGCGGGCGCGGCGGCGGCCGGGACGGGCGACGTGGACCTCCCCCGGGTCGGCGCGCTGCTGGCCGACGGGGCCCGCTGCCGGATGCTGCTCGCCCTGCTCGACGGCCGGGCGCTGGCCGCCAGCGTGCTGGCTGCCGAGGCGGGGGTGGCACCGTCGACGGCCAGCGGGCACCTGCGGCTGCTCACCGAGGCCGGGCTGCTCGCGGTCGAGCGCCACGGCCGGCACCGCTACTACCGCCTCGGCGGGCCGGAGGCGGCCCGGTTCCTCGAGGCCGCCGCCCAGGTGGCGCCCCGCCGGCCGGTCACATCCCTCCGCGAGGGCACCCGGGCGCACGCGCTCCGGACGGCCAGGACCTGCTACGACCACCTGGCCGGCCGGCTCGGCGTCGAGGTGATGCGGTCGATGCTCGAGCGCGGCCACCTCGTCGGCCACGACGGCACCTTCGACCCGGCCACGGCGACCGCCGACCGCCTCTCGTCGAGGGGCCGCGACCACGACTACCGGCTGACCGACGACGGGCGGGCCTTCCTCGCCGGCTTCGGCGTCGACGTGCCCGCCGGCGCCGGCGCCCGGTACTGCGTGGACTGGAGCGAGCAGCGCCACCACCTGTCGGGGGCGCTCGGCCGGCGGCTGCTCGACCGGCTGCTGGCCCTCGGCTGGGTGGAGCGCCGCCCCGGAGGCCGCTGGCTCGCCGTCCCCCCGGCCGGCGTCGAGGGCTTCGCCGAGGTCTTCGCCATCCCCGAGCCCCGCTGGCGGGTCGCCGCCTGA
- a CDS encoding SUMF1/EgtB/PvdO family nonheme iron enzyme, with product MPGLVEATAMVEPGARLRLPARANLGRYAYLIAAGDDRAACSAAAPTLLRSQVLSSLYRAVRRGETTEREEDERLAYVWSLGLRRPPPPARSPAAGRRRARSRTARPVVDTVATFQDAPDAPPMVAVPAGTFPMGSPPDEPQRSVGDVEGPRHAVRIRRPFAIGRDAVTVAEFTAFVDDSGHEVPDVLLTGEYGHWAVRDRRSFRDPGFPQDGSHPAVGLNWLDADAYARWLAERTGRPYRLPSEAEWEYAARAGTTTRYWWGHRITADDANYDGDRGGTVPVGSFRPNPWGLYQVSGNVWEWCADTWVAGYGTGPVDERPRRVEGEPSRVLRGGSWLNGPWNVRSAMRLGDPEGFRHPTFGVRVAVDLPAGDGG from the coding sequence GTGCCCGGCCTCGTCGAGGCGACGGCGATGGTGGAGCCGGGCGCCCGGCTGCGGCTGCCGGCGAGGGCCAACCTCGGTCGGTACGCCTACCTGATCGCCGCCGGCGACGACCGCGCCGCCTGCTCCGCCGCCGCCCCGACCCTGCTCCGCTCCCAGGTGCTGTCCTCGCTCTACCGGGCCGTCCGGCGAGGCGAGACGACCGAGCGGGAGGAAGACGAGCGGCTGGCGTACGTGTGGTCGCTCGGGCTCCGGCGGCCACCACCGCCCGCTCGCTCGCCAGCCGCAGGGCGACGTCGGGCCCGATCACGTACCGCACGACCCGTAGTAGACACCGTCGCCACGTTCCAGGACGCGCCCGACGCCCCGCCGATGGTCGCCGTGCCGGCGGGGACCTTCCCGATGGGCTCGCCGCCCGACGAGCCGCAGCGCTCGGTCGGCGACGTCGAGGGCCCCCGGCACGCGGTGCGCATCCGGCGGCCGTTCGCCATCGGGCGCGACGCCGTCACCGTCGCCGAGTTCACGGCCTTCGTCGACGACTCGGGCCACGAGGTCCCCGACGTCCTCCTCACCGGCGAGTACGGCCACTGGGCCGTCCGCGACCGCCGGTCCTTCCGCGACCCCGGCTTCCCCCAGGACGGGTCCCACCCGGCCGTCGGGCTGAACTGGCTGGACGCCGACGCCTACGCCCGGTGGCTGGCCGAGCGGACCGGCCGTCCGTACCGCCTGCCCTCGGAGGCGGAGTGGGAGTACGCGGCCAGGGCGGGGACGACCACCCGGTACTGGTGGGGCCACCGCATCACCGCCGACGACGCCAACTACGACGGGGACCGGGGCGGCACCGTCCCGGTGGGCTCGTTCCGTCCCAACCCGTGGGGCCTGTACCAGGTCAGCGGCAACGTGTGGGAGTGGTGCGCCGACACGTGGGTGGCCGGCTACGGGACCGGCCCGGTCGACGAGCGCCCCCGCCGCGTCGAGGGCGAGCCCTCCCGGGTGCTGCGGGGCGGGTCGTGGCTGAACGGGCCGTGGAACGTGCGCTCGGCCATGCGCCTCGGCGACCCCGAGGGGTTCCGGCACCCGACCTTCGGCGTGCGGGTGGCCGTCGACCTGCCCGCCGGCGACGGTGGTTGA
- a CDS encoding MFS transporter — protein sequence MRHRYHLLLFAYLVSSLGNWIYRLTLPLLVLELTGSALGTAAVYAIEYGPFLLLSLPGGVFADRLERRRLLILGDTAAGAIALGLTAVVAAGVDDLRLVYLAAFLLACVEPVYHPAFQSFLPALVDAEDLPAANSWMQAGDNVVALVGPVIAGGIVTVFGYQTAVAADAVTFFVSAAAIVLIRVGDAGTERRTDRGAAVALRAMVADVREAGQHVFRDNRVLLAGSLLFTGTNLAIWLLQANFVYYLTRYRDFSPSLVGVVLGAQGVGAIAGAAAASRVLRRVPAPRAILACTAGAGITTLALIPLRDVASISAVWAVVYAFGSVNVVAWFSYRQRIVPLHLLGRVVAVTRMLAFASIPAAALLAGVLESGLRNMYVIIGAAGLLRLGVALVGSRTALNDRRPAPGAASVGDDAAEVSRAS from the coding sequence GTGCGGCACCGGTACCACCTGCTCCTGTTCGCCTACCTGGTGTCCTCGCTGGGCAACTGGATCTACCGGCTGACCCTGCCGCTGCTCGTCCTGGAGCTCACCGGGTCGGCGCTCGGCACGGCGGCCGTCTACGCCATCGAGTACGGCCCGTTCCTGCTCCTGTCGCTCCCCGGCGGCGTGTTCGCCGACCGCCTCGAGCGCCGGCGCCTGCTCATCCTCGGCGACACGGCCGCCGGCGCCATCGCCCTCGGGCTGACGGCCGTCGTCGCCGCCGGCGTCGACGACCTCCGCCTCGTCTACCTCGCCGCCTTCCTGCTGGCCTGCGTGGAGCCGGTGTACCACCCGGCGTTCCAGAGCTTCCTGCCCGCGCTGGTCGACGCCGAGGACCTCCCGGCCGCCAACTCGTGGATGCAGGCGGGCGACAACGTCGTGGCCCTCGTCGGGCCGGTGATCGCCGGCGGCATCGTCACCGTGTTCGGCTACCAGACGGCCGTCGCCGCCGACGCCGTGACGTTCTTCGTCTCCGCCGCGGCCATCGTCCTCATCCGGGTCGGCGACGCGGGGACGGAACGCCGGACCGACCGGGGGGCGGCGGTCGCGCTGCGGGCCATGGTGGCCGACGTGCGGGAGGCCGGCCAGCACGTGTTCCGCGACAACCGGGTGCTGCTCGCCGGCTCCCTGCTGTTCACCGGCACCAACCTCGCCATCTGGCTGCTCCAGGCGAACTTCGTCTACTACCTGACCCGGTATCGCGACTTCTCCCCGAGCCTCGTCGGCGTCGTGCTCGGCGCGCAGGGGGTCGGTGCGATCGCCGGCGCCGCGGCCGCGTCCCGCGTCCTCCGCCGGGTGCCGGCGCCCCGGGCCATCCTGGCCTGCACGGCCGGCGCCGGGATCACGACCCTGGCGCTGATCCCGCTGCGGGACGTGGCGTCGATCAGCGCGGTGTGGGCCGTCGTCTACGCGTTCGGCTCGGTCAACGTCGTCGCCTGGTTCAGCTACCGGCAGCGGATCGTGCCGCTCCACCTGCTCGGCCGGGTGGTGGCCGTCACCCGCATGCTGGCGTTCGCGTCGATCCCCGCGGCGGCCCTGCTCGCCGGCGTCCTCGAGAGCGGGCTGCGCAACATGTACGTGATCATCGGCGCCGCCGGCCTGCTCCGCCTGGGCGTGGCGCTCGTCGGGTCCCGCACGGCGCTGAACGACCGGCGGCCGGCGCCCGGGGCCGCGTCCGTCGGCGACGACGCCGCCGAGGTCAGCCGGGCGTCGTGA